In Massilia violaceinigra, one DNA window encodes the following:
- a CDS encoding SPOR domain-containing protein, translating to MLKFIFWTLLAINAVLFAYGQGMLGNFRENEREPGRMRNQLATENIKLVAARPLPSPDTEAAAEPEPVVAPPTPVLVMTKPAAAVPAPAEPKPEPKPEPKPDLVACTLVGNFAPPEARRFEAMLSPLALGQRQTRENVAVPEVTSHIVFIPSPGSKEAADRKAAELKELGITSYFIMNDNSPMKYAISLGVFKSETSAQTLLATLTKQGVVGAKVAGRTSQATKMAYRFRALEPAAKAKVDAIVARFPDQESRSCK from the coding sequence GTGTTGAAATTCATATTTTGGACCCTCCTTGCCATCAATGCCGTGCTGTTCGCGTACGGCCAGGGCATGCTCGGCAACTTCAGGGAAAACGAGCGCGAGCCGGGCCGCATGCGCAACCAGCTCGCCACCGAGAACATCAAGCTGGTCGCCGCGCGCCCGCTGCCATCGCCGGACACGGAAGCGGCGGCCGAACCCGAGCCGGTGGTCGCCCCGCCAACGCCGGTGCTGGTCATGACCAAGCCCGCCGCCGCGGTGCCAGCGCCCGCCGAGCCGAAGCCGGAACCCAAGCCGGAGCCGAAGCCGGACCTGGTTGCCTGCACATTGGTTGGAAATTTCGCGCCGCCGGAAGCGCGCCGCTTCGAAGCCATGCTCTCGCCGCTGGCGCTGGGCCAGCGCCAGACGCGCGAAAACGTCGCCGTCCCCGAGGTCACCAGCCATATCGTGTTCATCCCTTCCCCGGGCAGCAAGGAAGCGGCCGACCGCAAGGCGGCCGAACTGAAGGAACTCGGCATCACCAGTTACTTCATCATGAACGATAACAGCCCGATGAAGTACGCGATTTCGCTCGGTGTGTTCAAGTCGGAGACGTCGGCCCAGACCTTGCTGGCGACGCTCACCAAGCAGGGCGTGGTCGGCGCCAAGGTGGCCGGACGCACCAGCCAGGCGACCAAAATGGCGTATCGCTTCCGCGCGCTCGAACCGGCCGCCAAGGCCAAGGTCGATGCGATCGTGGCGCGCTTTCCGGATCAGGAATCGCGCAGCTGCAAATGA
- a CDS encoding type III pantothenate kinase has product MLLLIDAGNTRIKWALAEDGAAPGVWIASGAVAHADLNHLPASWAQHGVKRALVSNVAGSKLRDQLQLMIPTTAISWFASTAQLAGMRNAYRNPSQLGCDRFAAALGARALAPRQALIVATCGTATTIDAVSADGVFLGGMILPGLGLMATSLARNTAQLPEVAPGATLPAGFADNTADAILSGCLSAQAGAIERACALHGATACIVSGGAAQYIGPVLRLPIDHRIVDNIVLIGLHSTVTSSPLQDSPC; this is encoded by the coding sequence ATGCTGCTGCTGATCGACGCCGGCAATACGCGTATCAAATGGGCGCTGGCCGAGGACGGCGCCGCGCCTGGCGTCTGGATCGCCAGCGGCGCCGTCGCCCACGCCGACCTCAATCACCTGCCGGCCAGCTGGGCGCAGCACGGCGTCAAGCGCGCACTGGTGTCGAACGTCGCCGGCAGCAAGCTGCGCGACCAGCTGCAGCTGATGATTCCGACCACCGCGATCAGCTGGTTCGCATCAACGGCGCAGCTGGCCGGCATGCGCAACGCCTACCGCAATCCGTCCCAGCTTGGCTGCGACCGTTTCGCCGCGGCGCTCGGCGCGCGCGCGCTGGCGCCCCGCCAGGCGCTCATCGTCGCCACCTGCGGCACCGCCACCACCATCGATGCGGTCAGCGCAGACGGGGTATTTTTGGGCGGGATGATCCTGCCCGGCCTGGGCCTGATGGCCACCTCGCTGGCGCGCAATACGGCGCAGCTGCCCGAGGTCGCGCCGGGCGCCACCCTGCCGGCCGGCTTTGCCGACAATACCGCCGACGCCATTTTGTCGGGCTGCCTGTCGGCGCAGGCCGGCGCCATCGAACGCGCCTGCGCCCTGCATGGCGCGACCGCCTGCATCGTCTCGGGCGGCGCGGCCCAGTACATCGGCCCCGTGCTCAGGCTCCCGATCGATCACCGGATCGTCGATAATATCGTCCTGATCGGCCTTCATTCCACCGTCACGTCTTCGCCACTCCAGGATAGCCCGTGTTGA
- a CDS encoding biotin--[acetyl-CoA-carboxylase] ligase codes for MDAAALARHYRALDQVGIDIEVVAETGSTNADLLARAAGLARPVLRVAEHQTAGRGRAGRSWLSAPGSALTFSLAWHFSGPLRELAGLPLAVGVALADALGALGVPVQLKWPNDVLRDGAKLAGVLIETQAAPGGGVWAVIGAGLNLLMPDEMEQRIGRSVAAAPWLAQMDRNALMAQVLGVLATNLGQFAHGGFAPFCARWNRLHAYHGLPVVIIDRGATLHEGVAAGVDDGARLLLDTAGGRIAIVAGDVSLRVREH; via the coding sequence ATGGACGCCGCCGCGCTCGCACGCCACTACCGTGCGCTGGACCAGGTCGGCATCGATATCGAAGTCGTGGCCGAAACCGGATCGACCAACGCCGACCTGCTGGCGCGCGCCGCCGGCCTTGCGCGCCCCGTGCTGCGCGTGGCCGAGCACCAGACGGCCGGGCGCGGACGCGCCGGGCGCAGCTGGCTGTCGGCGCCCGGTTCGGCCCTGACGTTTTCGCTGGCCTGGCATTTTTCCGGACCGCTGCGCGAGCTGGCCGGCCTGCCGCTGGCGGTCGGCGTGGCGCTGGCCGACGCCCTCGGCGCGCTCGGCGTGCCGGTCCAGCTCAAGTGGCCCAACGATGTGCTGCGCGACGGCGCCAAGCTGGCCGGCGTGCTGATCGAAACCCAGGCTGCGCCCGGCGGCGGCGTGTGGGCGGTGATCGGCGCCGGCCTCAATCTGCTCATGCCCGACGAAATGGAACAGCGCATCGGCCGCAGCGTGGCGGCCGCCCCGTGGCTGGCGCAGATGGACCGCAATGCGCTCATGGCGCAGGTGCTCGGCGTGCTGGCCACCAACCTCGGCCAGTTCGCGCACGGCGGCTTTGCGCCTTTCTGCGCGCGCTGGAACCGCCTGCATGCTTATCATGGCCTGCCGGTGGTCATCATCGACCGCGGCGCCACCCTGCACGAAGGCGTGGCCGCCGGCGTGGACGATGGCGCGCGCCTGCTGCTCGACACGGCGGGCGGGCGCATCGCCATCGTCGCCGGCGACGTGTCGCTGCGCGTGCGGGAGCACTGA
- a CDS encoding SDR family oxidoreductase has translation MNRVFITGASSGLGAALAREYAARGATVGLVARRRDALDALRAQLPNPERHAVYALDVTDRAALAAAALDFIERLGGADIVIACAGISVGTLTEYAEDMPVFDAILATNVSATVATFAPFIATMKAQATPCRLVGIGSVAGVRGLPGAGAYSASKAALRCYCESLRLELKPHGVKVVTIAPGYIDTPMTRHNAYPMPFLMSPERFAARAARTIDAGTSYRVIPWQMGVVAKLLRLLPDTLYDLAFVNAPHKARKAKETP, from the coding sequence ATGAACCGCGTGTTCATCACCGGCGCGTCGAGCGGGCTCGGTGCGGCGCTGGCGCGCGAGTACGCCGCGCGCGGCGCGACCGTCGGCCTGGTGGCGCGCCGCCGCGACGCGCTCGACGCCCTGCGCGCGCAATTGCCCAATCCCGAACGCCATGCGGTGTACGCGCTCGACGTCACCGACCGCGCCGCGCTGGCGGCGGCCGCCCTTGACTTCATCGAACGCCTCGGCGGCGCCGATATCGTCATCGCCTGCGCCGGCATTTCGGTGGGAACCCTGACCGAATATGCCGAAGACATGCCGGTGTTCGACGCCATCCTGGCCACCAACGTGAGCGCCACCGTGGCCACCTTCGCGCCCTTCATCGCCACCATGAAAGCCCAGGCGACGCCGTGCCGCCTGGTCGGCATCGGCAGCGTGGCCGGCGTGCGCGGCCTGCCCGGTGCCGGCGCCTACAGCGCGTCCAAGGCGGCGCTGCGCTGCTATTGCGAGTCGCTGCGGCTCGAACTCAAGCCGCACGGCGTTAAGGTGGTCACCATCGCGCCCGGCTACATCGATACCCCCATGACCAGACACAACGCCTATCCGATGCCTTTCCTGATGTCGCCGGAGCGCTTTGCCGCCAGGGCCGCGCGCACCATCGACGCCGGCACCAGCTATCGCGTGATCCCGTGGCAGATGGGGGTGGTGGCCAAGCTGCTGCGCCTCTTGCCCGATACCCTGTACGATCTGGCCTTCGTGAACGCGCCGCATAAGGCACGCAAGGCAAAGGAAACGCCATGA
- a CDS encoding thiol:disulfide interchange protein DsbA/DsbL, with translation MPTLFKIMLALALCGAGSHATASPEAPVSGTDYVTLPGAQNTDAGQKVEVTEFFAYSCPHCASFEPALAEWVKKQGDKIVFKRVHLGHTPAVVPQQRLYYTLESMELVPQYHAKVFTALHQQHQRFGNDEQVFDWAASAGIDRARFIDVYRSFGIQARLSRANGMVASYQIREWPQVAIGGKYLTSPHLAGASASAATEAQQQQMALQVMDHLVAKAAAEKK, from the coding sequence ATGCCCACTCTTTTCAAGATCATGCTCGCGCTGGCCCTGTGCGGCGCCGGCAGCCACGCCACTGCCTCGCCCGAAGCGCCGGTCAGCGGCACCGACTATGTGACGCTGCCCGGGGCGCAAAACACCGACGCCGGCCAGAAAGTCGAAGTCACCGAATTTTTCGCCTACTCCTGCCCTCACTGCGCCAGCTTCGAGCCGGCGCTGGCCGAGTGGGTGAAAAAACAGGGCGACAAGATCGTCTTCAAGCGCGTCCACCTCGGCCACACGCCGGCCGTGGTGCCGCAGCAGCGCCTGTACTACACGCTCGAGTCGATGGAGCTGGTGCCGCAATACCACGCCAAGGTGTTCACCGCCTTGCACCAGCAGCACCAGCGCTTCGGCAACGACGAGCAGGTGTTCGACTGGGCCGCCAGCGCCGGCATCGACCGCGCCAGATTCATCGATGTGTACCGCTCCTTCGGTATCCAGGCCAGGCTGTCGCGCGCCAACGGCATGGTGGCGTCGTACCAGATCAGGGAGTGGCCGCAGGTGGCCATCGGCGGCAAGTACCTTACCTCGCCCCACCTGGCCGGCGCCAGCGCGAGCGCCGCCACCGAAGCGCAGCAACAGCAAATGGCGCTGCAAGTGATGGATCATCTCGTCGCCAAAGCGGCAGCGGAAAAGAAATAA
- a CDS encoding SPOR domain-containing protein, whose product MTRDSRPRLKLPLKHQQGNTLTGIVIGLIVGLVIAVAVALAITKGATPFTDKTGKAGKMGEPTAGQAADPNKPLYGNKEAARAANKQITDKPKAATPAEADPLGAAIANMKEKPEKPAPAPAPAPTQVAAAPSAQNVTPTAAAEPAEEKITYYLQAGAFREVADAENTRAKLALLGFEAVISERANDSGVLHRVRIGPYGQVEAMNKARAKLVDAGIDVAIVRNQK is encoded by the coding sequence ATGACACGCGATTCCCGCCCTCGGCTCAAACTACCGCTCAAGCACCAGCAAGGCAATACCCTCACCGGCATCGTCATCGGCCTGATCGTGGGCCTGGTGATCGCTGTCGCGGTGGCACTGGCGATCACCAAGGGCGCCACGCCCTTTACCGATAAAACCGGCAAGGCCGGCAAGATGGGCGAGCCGACCGCCGGCCAGGCGGCCGATCCGAACAAGCCGCTGTACGGGAACAAGGAAGCGGCGCGCGCCGCCAACAAGCAGATCACCGACAAGCCCAAGGCCGCCACCCCGGCCGAAGCCGATCCGCTGGGCGCGGCCATCGCCAACATGAAGGAGAAGCCGGAGAAGCCGGCACCTGCGCCGGCACCGGCGCCAACCCAGGTCGCCGCCGCGCCGTCCGCCCAGAATGTGACCCCGACCGCGGCGGCCGAACCGGCCGAGGAAAAGATCACCTACTACCTGCAGGCAGGCGCCTTCCGCGAAGTGGCCGACGCCGAGAACACGCGCGCCAAGCTCGCCCTGCTCGGCTTCGAGGCCGTCATCAGCGAGCGCGCCAACGACAGCGGCGTGCTGCACCGGGTGCGCATCGGCCCTTACGGCCAGGTCGAGGCGATGAACAAGGCGCGCGCCAAGCTGGTCGACGCCGGCATCGACGTCGCCATCGTGCGCAACCAGAAATAA